From Desulfonatronum thiosulfatophilum, a single genomic window includes:
- a CDS encoding DUF523 domain-containing protein, producing the protein MLCKKFGIEIAMLAEFSPSCGSSAIYDGSFSGKKTTGMGVTTALLRRHGVHVFSQYEIADANRQFTRRAYKTV; encoded by the coding sequence GTGTTATGCAAAAAGTTCGGCATTGAAATCGCAATGCTGGCGGAATTCAGTCCATCGTGTGGAAGTTCAGCCATTTATGACGGCAGCTTCTCAGGTAAAAAAACAACTGGCATGGGCGTTACAACAGCTCTATTGCGACGACACGGGGTTCACGTGTTTAGCCAATATGAAATAGCTGATGCCAACAGGCAATTCACGCGACGAGCCTATAAGACCGTATGA